From a region of the Salvelinus alpinus chromosome 2, SLU_Salpinus.1, whole genome shotgun sequence genome:
- the LOC139568458 gene encoding uncharacterized protein has translation MNGPKRTWQQVKIKYKNILQNAVKKNTHRQGTGGGSPKADLTPAEDMALELNKGRPVLEGIPGGKETSIGSSQDATRFIQVSGSTVFLLEPPAQAPDDADPGEGPSAAATAHDGDDDEEETISLDSRRHEDPDAIQWENQPGNISSQAIRKLYGNHLRRQIELADIDIQYKKKKMENLALESEIKKRTIRKLDLEIKKLERELQEDDTAQNKN, from the exons atgaacgggccaaaacggacatggcagcaggtcaaaatcaaatacaagaacattctgcagaatg cagtgaaaaagaatacccacagacaaggcacgggtggtgggtcaccaaaggctgaccttaccccagcagaggacatggccttggagctaaataaaggcaggcccgtcttagaggggatccctggggggaaagagacgagcataggttcctcccaagatgccacccgcttcattcaag tgtctggcagcactgtgttcctgttagagccaccagcacaagcaccagacgatgctgatcca ggtgaaggccccagtgcagcagcaacagcacatgatggagacgatgatgaggaggagaccatctctctggattccagaaggcatgag gacccagatgctatacagtgggaaaaccagcctggcaacata agctcacaagctatcagaaagttgtatggcaaccacctccggcgccaaatagaactggcagacatagacattcagtacaagaagaaaaagatggaaaatcttgcactggagtccgaaataaaaaagaggacaattaggaaactggaccttgaaataaaaaaacttgagagggag ctccaagaagatgacacagctcaaaataaaaattag
- the LOC139568459 gene encoding phosphoribosyl pyrophosphate synthase-associated protein 2-like, whose amino-acid sequence MRLLLDTESKLDGLTEVWQPRQGLATPPEGGAKTNVDKLKDRLVLFSANSSPSCMELANRIAGRLGVELGKTEVYQDSNGETRIQIQESVRGKDVYIIQTISPDVNRCLMELCVMAYGCVTACARSVCGVLPYLPYSKQCKMRKRGSIVCKLIASLMCRAGLTHLITVDLHQKEIQGFFNIPVDNLRASPFLLQYIQEEVGLHYPQPPSTYRRR is encoded by the exons ATGCGACTTTTACTGGACACCGAAAGCAAACTG GACGGTCTCACTGAAGTGTGGCAGCCCAGACAGGGTCTGGCCACGCCCCCAGAGGGAGGGGCTAAGACCAATGTAGACAAACTAAAGGACCGATTGGTCCTGTTCTCCGCTAACTCCTCCCCCTCTTGTATGGAGCTGGCCAATAGGATCGCAGG GAGACTGGGCGTAGAGCTGGGGAAGACTGAAGTCTACCAGGATTCTAATGGAG AAACGCGTATCCAGATCCAGGAGTCGGTCAGAGGGAAAGACGTCTACATCATCCAGACCATCTCACC ggatgTGAACCGGTGCCTGATGGAGCTGTGTGTGATGGCGTATGGGTGTGTGACGGCGTGTGCGAGGAGTGTGTGTGGCGTGCTACCGTACCTGCCCTACAGTAAACAGTGTAAGATGAGGAAACGGGGATCCATCGTCTGTAAGCTGATCGCCTCTCTGATGTGTCGGGCAG GTCTGACCCATCTCATCACCGTGGATCTTCATCAGAAGGAGATTCAGGGCTTTTTCAACATTCCAGTAGACAACCTGAGAGCTTCTCCCTTCCTactgcagtacatacaggaggaggtaggactacactacccacaaccccccagtacatacaggaggaggtag